A genomic stretch from Falco naumanni isolate bFalNau1 chromosome 6, bFalNau1.pat, whole genome shotgun sequence includes:
- the KCNF1 gene encoding potassium voltage-gated channel subfamily F member 1: MAGDSRFPDVDTAGSEKNEETEIVVNVGGVRQVFYGDNLNQYPETRLAELINCLAGGYDSIFSLCDDYDPGKREFYFDRDPDAFKCIIDVYYFGEIHMKKGICPICFKNEMEFWKVDLKFLDDCCKTHLSEKKEELEEIARRVQLILDDLGVDASESRWKRCQKYIWKFLEKPESSYPARVIAVLSFLFILISSVVMCVGTIPDLQVVDAEGNRVEHPTLDSIETACIGWFTIEYVLRLISSPNKLHFVLSFMNIVDVLAILPFYVSLTLTHLGARLMELSNVQQAVQALRIMRIARIFKLARHSSGLQTLTYALKRSFKELGLLLMYLAVGIFVFSALGYTMEQSHPETLFKSIPQSFWWAIITMTTVGYGDIYPKTTLGKLNAAISFLCGVIAIALPIHPIINNFVRYYNKQRVLETAAKHELELMELNSAEGKAASSKSELEDLAREGKEGPFYSSRLKVSHSDTFIHLLSEEKHYRTRLQSCK, from the coding sequence ATGGCAGGTGACTCTAGGTTTCCAGATGTGGACACTGCCGGAtcagaaaagaatgaagaaacGGAGATTGTAGTCAATGTCGGTGGGGTGAGGCAGGTGTTCTATGGAGATAACCTGAATCAATACCCAGAAACACGGCTGGCAGAGCTAATCAACTGTTTAGCGGGGGGATATGATAGCATATTCTCCCTCTGTGACGACTACGATCCTGGAAAGAGAGAGTTTTACTTTGACAGAGATCCGGATGCTTTCAAATGCATTATTGACGTGTACTACTTTGGGGAAATTCACATGAAGAAAGGAATATGCCCCATATGTTTCAAGAATGAAATGGAATTTTGGAAAGTGGATCTGAAATTTTTGGATGACTGCTGCAAAACTCATCTaagtgaaaaaaaggaggaactGGAAGAAATAGCTAGAAGGGTGCAACTGATTCTGGATGACTTGGGAGTAGATGCCTCGGAAAGTCGCTGGAAAAGGTGCCAAAAATACATCTGGAAATTTCTGGAGAAGCCAGAATCGTCCTACCCAGCTCGAGTGATTGCTGTTCTGtcctttctgtttattttgatCTCCTCTGTCGTGATGTGTGTGGGGACCATCCCAGACCTGCAGGTCGTAGATGCAGAGGGGAACCGTGTGGAGCACCCGACCCTGGACAGCATAGAGACAGCCTGTATAGGCTGGTTTACCATCGAGTACGTGCTGAGGCTGATCTCCTCTCCCAACAAACTCCACTTTGTCCTGTCTTTCATGAACATTGTTGATGTGCTAGCGATACTGCCTTTCTatgtcagcctgaccttgacCCACCTGGGGGCCAGGCTGATGGAGCTGAGCAATGTCCAGCAGGCTGTCCAGGCACTGCGCATCATGAGGATCGCGAGGATTTTCAAGCTCGCACGGCATTCCTCTGGGCTCCAGACTCTAACATACGCCCTTAAGCGCAGCTTTAAGGAGCTCGGACTGCTCCTCATGTACTTAGCTGTTGGaatctttgtcttttctgcCCTGGGTTATACCATGGAGCAAAGTCACCCTGAAACTTTATTTAAGAGCATACCTCAGTCATTTTGGTGGGCAATCATTACCATGACCACAGTCGGATATGGAGACATATACCCTAAAACAACACTTGGAAAACTGAATGCTGCCATCAGTTTTCTTTGCGGGGTGATAGCGATCGCCCTTCCCATCCATCCCATCATTAACAACTTTGTCAGGTATTATAACAAACAGAGAGTTTTAGAAACAGCTGCCAAGCACGAATTGGAGCTGATGGAGCTAAACTCAGCTGAGGGGAAAGCTGCAAGCTCCAAAAGTGAACTAGAGGATCTTGCGAGGGAAGGCAAGGAGGGTCCTTTTTATAGCAGCCGGCTAAAAGTCTCCCACAGTGACACCTTTATTCATCTCCTGTCAGAAGAGAAACACTATAGGACCAGGCTTCAAAGCTGCAAATAA